The following coding sequences are from one Desulfatibacillum aliphaticivorans DSM 15576 window:
- the tnpA gene encoding IS66 family insertion sequence element accessory protein TnpA: protein MSQEAIYPTKSREDRFFAPSQDLSDPKAKRRFWEHHLARCRQSGLTQKAYCQKHGLKLHQFYYWKKRLMQDHGKVSFLP from the coding sequence ATGTCACAAGAAGCAATTTATCCGACGAAGAGCCGAGAAGATCGTTTTTTCGCACCAAGCCAAGACCTGTCCGATCCCAAAGCCAAACGTCGGTTCTGGGAGCATCACCTCGCCCGATGCCGCCAGAGCGGCCTTACGCAAAAAGCCTATTGCCAAAAACACGGTCTCAAGCTCCATCAGTTTTATTACTGGAAGAAGCGGCTGATGCAGGATCATGGCAAAGTCTCGTTTTTGCC